Proteins encoded together in one Ciona intestinalis chromosome 1, KH, whole genome shotgun sequence window:
- the LOC100182566 gene encoding NADH dehydrogenase [ubiquinone] 1 beta subcomplex subunit 10-like, with protein sequence MQSESTLSGLPKIPGVVDNLPDPRIRERNRVYNDPIVDVPIIENKSKFNFLPMFYSALYYPMFKPIEYFQKFADSIRVTKPRRYYHHKYPRVPNIWECSVEDYVCVYEAEAQFRRDQKVDQEIIEVIKRRLTACQIQNQNVDMEKCKEIKMMEQQATHAWQVKYGDIGSALTARKVLQKQKNRYIEDRYLARVAGSS encoded by the coding sequence ATGCAGTCAGAATCAACTCTTTCTGGTTTGCCAAAAATTCCAGGCGTTGTTGACAATCTGCCTGACCCAAGGATTCGGGAACGAAACCGAGTCTACAATGATCCAATCGTAGACGTTCCAatcattgaaaataaaagcaagtttaactttttacccATGTTTTACTCGGCCTTGTATTATCCTATGTTTAAACCAATCGAATACTTTCAAAAATTTGCCGACAGCATTCGTGTGACGAAGCCGCGACGATATTATCATCATAAATATCCTCGTGTGCCAAACATATGGGAATGCTCAGTGGAAGATTATGTTTGTGTGTACGAGGCAGAGGCTCAGTTCAGAAGGGACCAGAAGGTGGACCAAGAAATAATTGAAGTCATTAAACGACGACTGACAGCGTGCCAGATCCAAAACCAGAATGTTGACATGGAGAAGTGCAAGGAGATCAAAATGATGGAGCAGCAAGCCACACATGCGTGGCAGGTGAAGTACGGTGACATTGGTAGCGCCCTGACTGCACGAAAAGTCCTACAGAAGCAGAAGAATCGTTATATTGAAGATAGATACCTGGCAAGGGTTGCCGGATCCAGTTAA
- the LOC100184934 gene encoding ubiquinone biosynthesis protein COQ4 homolog, mitochondrial-like produces the protein MAALYPNHIPITKLSRILLAGSSAVAALRNPYRDDMVAVCSETTACNALEHMRGRMLDDETGRRILNEQPRVNSSTVDLKLLRALPESTLGRQYVNMLNKYNITPDSRRDVKFVDDPELAFVLQRYRETHDFNHLLLGQRTNLRGEVAVKWFEAIQTFLPMCWMAAVGGTTRLSRKRRLRLLQQDLPWIIPTAKSCQFFMNIYFEERLDQDIDDLRDEMKIYLPHS, from the exons ATGGCTGCTTTGTACCCAAATCATATTCCAATCACAAAGTTATCACGAATATTACTTGCTGGATCATCTGCTGTTGCTGCTTTAAGGAATCCATACAGAGATG ACATGGTTGCAGTGTGCAGCGAAACAACGGCGTGTAATGCATTGGAACATATGCGTGGGAGAATGTTGGATGACGAGACAGGAAGAAGAATATTAAACGAACAACCTCGTGTTAATAGTTCAACTGTTGACTTGAAGTTATTACGAGCTTTACCTGAGTCTACACTGGGAAGACAATATGTTAACATGTTGAACAAATAT AACATTACTCCAGATTCAAGGAGAGATGTCAAGTTTGTAGACGACCCTGAGCTCGCCTTTGTTTTACAACGATACCGAGAAACACACGACTTCAATCATCTGTTGTTAG GTCAACGAACAAATCTCCGAGGTGAGGTTGCAGTGAAATGGTTTGAAGCAATACAAACATTCCTTCCTATGTGTTGGATGGCTGCAGTTGGAGGCACAACAAG ATTAAGTCGAAAGCGAAGATTACGTTTACTGCAGCAAGACCTACCATGGATAATACCGACTGCAAAATCTTGTCAGTTTTTCATGAATATTTACTTTGAAGAAAGATTGGATCAAGATATTGATGATTTAAGAgatgaaatgaaaatttatttacccCATTcttga